GCGGCGGCGGAGGCGACCGGCCTCGCCGCCCTCGCCGACGACTCGGGGATCGAGGTCGACGCCCTCGGCGGCGGTCCCGGCGTGCGCTCGGCCCGCTACGGCGGCGCCGGCCTCGACGACGCCGGGCGGTGCCGCAGGCTCCTCGAGGCCCTCGCGGACGTTCCCGACGAGGGGCGCGGGGCGCGGTTCCGATGCGTCATGGTCCTCCAGCCGCCCCCCGGGGCGGCATGGAGCCCCCTGGAGACGGAGGGATTTCTGCACGGGCGGATCGCGCGGAGCCCCTCGGGTTCGAACGGCTTCGGCTACGATCCGGTCTTCTTCGTGCCCGAGGCCGGCAAGACGGCCGCCGAGATGACGGCCGGGGAGAAGAACGCCACGAGCCATCGCTACCGGGCGCTCGTCGAGATGAAGTATCTCCTGATCGACGCGTTCGATCTCGATCTCGGAGGGTGAATACCGCGCTGCCCGGCGCGGTATGGGGGAAGACGGGCATATCACGACGTGGACGGAAGGTTTTCTCGCG
The DNA window shown above is from Candidatus Krumholzibacteriota bacterium and carries:
- the rdgB gene encoding RdgB/HAM1 family non-canonical purine NTP pyrophosphatase: MRIVIASRNRGKVQEIEHIFGELGVELVTLDDVDFFPEPDETGETFLENARIKARAAAEATGLAALADDSGIEVDALGGGPGVRSARYGGAGLDDAGRCRRLLEALADVPDEGRGARFRCVMVLQPPPGAAWSPLETEGFLHGRIARSPSGSNGFGYDPVFFVPEAGKTAAEMTAGEKNATSHRYRALVEMKYLLIDAFDLDLGG